Genomic window (Magnolia sinica isolate HGM2019 chromosome 6, MsV1, whole genome shotgun sequence):
CAAGTCAATAGGCATCAAAAGCCATGGAACTACCCATGAGCAAGGAGAAGCTATCAGAACATGTCTTCATCAAATTCAAGGCTAGTGGAGAACTTTCACTCATTCATTTAGTTGATTCATTCCAGGTTTACTTCATGTTTTGTGAAATctgcactacatcagtttgctCTTGTTTGAAAACTCAAGTAATATGATCTGATACTGTGAGATACCTTAACATATAGAAATAAACTTGACATTTTGAATCAGACTCAAACATCTAATATCCTCATCATCATTATAGCCttctcccagctatttggggtcggTTGCACTAACAAGCCCTTTTTCGCCTACTGATCCTGCCCAAGGCCCAATCCTTAGAAAGCAAACAAGCCTTCATGCCCTTCTCACCACCTCAACATGACCAAATCAGGTACATGTTCCTTTACGGACATTGACAAGGTGAATGAGTTGCAAGCTCTAAGCACGTGGGTAGACAAGTAGTACACATTTGtaatttccttttcccttttcttGTATTTCATTTGGTGATTATGACTGACAGTTAAAGAAACCAATATCTCCAAGTTGAGATCACTCAAATCCACAGACATCAACCTCGCCAGCATATTAATTATCAGCTTATTCTATAAAATTCTGCACTTGCTTTAGAATGTGTTtcttgcaccaaatttcatgaaatatcttGAAATTTTGCACCCAATTAGACTAATTAATCATTATATTTCATGACAGCTAGCACAACCAAATGTACAATTCGATGTAAATGTTGGGAATCTGGTAATGGGTTGGGCTCTGGCTAACCCTGAAACAAGGTTTTAAATATCAGTAACAGGCTTCAATCACTGATATGATATGGCCACCAATCAGATAGAAATAACAAATAGAATTACAGAAATGAAAAAACACTCCACCTCATTTCAAacagatcaaaaaaaaaaaaaaaaactcagcagAACAATAACAAATGGCAaccaataaatgcccaccaatcagataatcaaataatcaaatgaGCATAGTTTTTTTGTCATGATACCTCTACAATGGAATCCGTGGACAGTATAATTTGATCCATGttttgaggaagagagagagagagatgtgaagaagtgtggagaggattgaggaagaagcaatgagtgagagtgggagggagagagagatgtgaaaCTGTGGAGAGGAGGGACGCAGCAACGAGTGCTGTCCATTGGCTTTTTTCttctcgttttcttttcttttcttttctttttgcgtggtgaccttttttttttttttttttttttgtttaaagtgagtggtgacgtagaccaatgagaattaggcaAGCAGGGAATCCCTGTTTACCGAATAACAGATCCGGACTCATAAACATGAAACAAACAGATAACCTGTTTTGCTGCAAACAAGGGATCCGGACTTATACAGAATGGTgaatggtgggccccgcacagaTGTTCTATGGCGCAGTCAAGCTAGCGCGGTTACTGTCCAAAATGCGCAGCGGGCGTTAACAGGCTTGGCCTGCCCAACGACTCTAGCTGTTAGAAATTCTCAATCAAACCTCTGTTATTCCCGCGATGTCTCTCAGCCGTGAAAGAAAATCCCAGTAAATCACCACCGTCGAATCCATGCCGGCCACAGCATCCTGCCTTCTTGGGATCTTCTCCAACTCCCTCATTTCGCATTTCCCGCCAAAAATCGCAACCGCAAAGGCTTCCAAATCTCACAGAAGCTTCCTCAAGGTACTGCTTCAAATACCCAACTCCAGATTCAAATTCCTTTGTGATCTTTCATGTTCCAGGACTTGGTCGTTTCTCCGTCTCATCCTCCTTCAATGTTTCTCCAAATTGCAGTCATTCGTTGGAAGTGTTGGTAAGCTGACTTCTGCTGGTTTTACCCAATCTGCCGCTTGCCATGCTTTCGATGAATTCTACGATGTAGAAACGGTAGGAAACTCAAATAAAGGAAAACCCAAAAAggacattttttattttctgcaTTTGATGGAAGAACGTGGCCTTCGCGCTGATTGTAACACCTATTTGTGGCTCTTGGACGGTTGTTTGAATTCTGGGTGTTTGTTAGATGTTAGAAGAGTTCATGCGAGAATTTTGAAATTGGGTTTCGGTGCAGAATGTGTTTTGGCCGATCGGCTTATTGGTGTGTATTCAGGTTTTGGCAATTTGGATGATGCAGTCAGGGTGCTCGATGAGATGTCTCATAGAAGTGTAGCTTCTTGGAATGTTGTGCTTTCTGGATACCTTGGGAGAAAAATGAACAGGAGGGTGTTGGATGGTTTTTTGATAATGGTAAATGAGTACCTGGAGCCAGATCCCATTGCATTTGCTTCTGCTCTGAGGGCATGTAGTGGCGGTGGAGATGCTTCTTTCCACTGCGTCAAACAGATTCATGCGAAGATTTTTCGGCTTGGGTTTGCTTGCAATTCGATTGTTGGCAATCCTTTGATTGATTCGTACTCGAAGCATGGAAGCATAGATTCAGCTCGGTTGGTCTTTGAAGGATTAAATTCAAGGGACAGCATTACGTGGGTTGCTATGATATCTGGTTTTTCTCAAAATGGTCGTGCAGAAGAagctcttcttctcttttctcgaATGCAAAGATTAGGAATCACACCAACTCCTTATGTGTTCTCTAGCGTCCTCAGTGCCTGCACAAAAATTGAGTTTTTCGACTATGGAATGCAGCTTCATGCTCAAGTCTTTAAGTGGGGATTTCGGtctgaaacttttgtgggcaATGCTCTTGTAACCTTGTATTCGCGATGTGGAAACATGAGCGCTGCCGAACAGATTTTCAGTGAGATGCATCGTCATGACGGAATAACATATAATGCATTGATATCAGGACATGCTCAGCATGGAAATAGCAATAGTGCTCCTCATTTCTTCAGAAAGATGCAACATTCAGGCTTCAAACCTGATTGTGTTGCAGTTGCAAGCCTCTTGAGTGCTTGTGCTTCTGCCGGAGCTCTCCACAAAGGCAGGGAGCTCCATTCGTACGTGATCAAAGCAGGACACTCTTCCGATGTCATCATTGAAGGTTCTTTGCTTGACCTCTATGTGAAGTGTGCAGACATTGAAACTGCCCACGAGTTCTTCGATACGACATACAGAGAAAATGTGGTTCTGTGGAATGTGATGCTTGTGGCTTATGGGCAGATGGGTAATCTAAGAGAGTCTTTCAAACTGTTCTCTGAAATGCAAGTCGAGGGTATGGAACCGAACCAGTACACATATCCCAGTATATTGAGAACATGTACTGCTTTGGGAGCCCTCCATCTTGGAGAGCAAATCCATACCCAAATCGTAAAGACAGGCTTTGAGCTTAATGTCTACGTCTGCAGTGTGCTGATTGACATGTACGCAAAATGTGGAAGACTGAAGACTGCGAGGGAAATTCTCGACAGGCTCATGGAGAAAGACGTTGTGTCATGGACGGCCCTGATCGCTGGCTATGCACAACATGAATATTGCATTGAAGCTCTTAGACTTTTTGAAGAGATGCAAACTAGAGGGATCCGGTCGGACAACATTGGATTAGCCAGTGCTCTTAGCGCATGTGCCGGAATTCAAGCCCTCAATCAGGGACTACAAATCCACGCTCAATCATTTGTTTCAGGTTATTCAATGGATCTTTCCATTGGAAATTCACTTGTAAATCTGTATGCTAGATGTGGTAGAATCAAAGACGCGTATTCGGCGTTTGACACAATTGAAGCCAAAGACGAGATATCGTGGAATGGATTGATATCGGGATTTGCACAGAGTGGGCACTGCGAGGAAGCTTTGCAGGTGTTTGCGCGGATGAATCAGTCAGGCGTGGGAGCTAATCTATTCACCTATGGCTCTGCCATTAGTGCTTCTGCCAATATAGCAGATGTCAAACAAGGGAAGCAGATTCATGCACAGTTGATAAAAACCGGTTATGACTCAGAGATCGAAGGTGGTAATGTTTTGATTACGTTGTATTCCAAGTGCGGAATTATTGAAGACGCAAAGAGAGAGTTCTCGGTGATGTCTGAGAGAAATGAGGTGTCGTGGAATGCCATGATAACCGGATATTCTCAACATGGGTTCGGTAGCGAAGCTCTGAAACTCTTTGAGCAGATGAAACAGCACGGCTTGAAGCCAAACCATGTTACCTTTGTAGGTGTCCTATCTGCATGTAGCCATGTGGGGTTGGTGGCGGAAGGTCTCCTCTACTTCAAGTGCATGAGTGAAGAGCACAGTATTCTTCCAAGGCCTGAACACTATGCTTGCGTTGTCGATATTCTTGGACGAGCTGGGCTGTTGGATCAGGCAAGAAAATTCATAGAGGAGATGCCGATAGATCCGGATGCTATGGTTTGGCGAACCCTTCTAAGTGCTTGTCGAGTTCACCGAAAAATGGAAATTGGGGAGCTTGCAGCTCGTCATCTTCTTGAACTGGAGCCGCATGATTCAGCAACCTACGTTCTCCTATCAAACATATATGCGGTGGCCCGGAAATGGGATCGCAGGGATCATATGAGGCAGATGATGAAAGATAGAGGAGTTAAGAAGGAGCCAGGGCGTAGCTGGATTGAGGTTAAGAACTCGTTCCATGCATTCTTTGTTGGTGATCGGCTGCACCCTCTGTCAGATAAGATCTATGAGTCCTTTGAGGATTTGAACAAAAAGGTAGCTGAAATCGGGTACGTGCAGGACAGATATAGCCTTTTGCACGATATTGAGCAAGAGCAGAAGGATCCAACGGTGTATATTCACAGTGAGAAGCTGGCTGTTGCTTTCGGGCTCATTAGCTTGGCTCCTGAGATACCGATCCGTGTTATTAAGAATCTGCGCGTCTGTAATGACTGCCATAATTGGATGAAGCTCGTTTCGACAACTGCTAGCCGGACGATTATAGTAAGAGATGCCTACCGCTTCCATCATTTTGAAGGCGGTGTTTGTTCTTGTCGGGATTACTGGTGAAGTTGAATTGTGTGAGTGTGATTTAGCTGGTCTTAGACTGTTCTTGGAAATCCACTCAAACTGGCATTCCACCTGATACTTTCAGTGTCCATGTGGTTTCAAAGAGTGCG
Coding sequences:
- the LOC131249252 gene encoding pentatricopeptide repeat-containing protein At4g13650, which encodes MPATASCLLGIFSNSLISHFPPKIATAKASKSHRSFLKSFVGSVGKLTSAGFTQSAACHAFDEFYDVETVGNSNKGKPKKDIFYFLHLMEERGLRADCNTYLWLLDGCLNSGCLLDVRRVHARILKLGFGAECVLADRLIGVYSGFGNLDDAVRVLDEMSHRSVASWNVVLSGYLGRKMNRRVLDGFLIMVNEYLEPDPIAFASALRACSGGGDASFHCVKQIHAKIFRLGFACNSIVGNPLIDSYSKHGSIDSARLVFEGLNSRDSITWVAMISGFSQNGRAEEALLLFSRMQRLGITPTPYVFSSVLSACTKIEFFDYGMQLHAQVFKWGFRSETFVGNALVTLYSRCGNMSAAEQIFSEMHRHDGITYNALISGHAQHGNSNSAPHFFRKMQHSGFKPDCVAVASLLSACASAGALHKGRELHSYVIKAGHSSDVIIEGSLLDLYVKCADIETAHEFFDTTYRENVVLWNVMLVAYGQMGNLRESFKLFSEMQVEGMEPNQYTYPSILRTCTALGALHLGEQIHTQIVKTGFELNVYVCSVLIDMYAKCGRLKTAREILDRLMEKDVVSWTALIAGYAQHEYCIEALRLFEEMQTRGIRSDNIGLASALSACAGIQALNQGLQIHAQSFVSGYSMDLSIGNSLVNLYARCGRIKDAYSAFDTIEAKDEISWNGLISGFAQSGHCEEALQVFARMNQSGVGANLFTYGSAISASANIADVKQGKQIHAQLIKTGYDSEIEGGNVLITLYSKCGIIEDAKREFSVMSERNEVSWNAMITGYSQHGFGSEALKLFEQMKQHGLKPNHVTFVGVLSACSHVGLVAEGLLYFKCMSEEHSILPRPEHYACVVDILGRAGLLDQARKFIEEMPIDPDAMVWRTLLSACRVHRKMEIGELAARHLLELEPHDSATYVLLSNIYAVARKWDRRDHMRQMMKDRGVKKEPGRSWIEVKNSFHAFFVGDRLHPLSDKIYESFEDLNKKVAEIGYVQDRYSLLHDIEQEQKDPTVYIHSEKLAVAFGLISLAPEIPIRVIKNLRVCNDCHNWMKLVSTTASRTIIVRDAYRFHHFEGGVCSCRDYW